A portion of the Stigmatella aurantiaca DW4/3-1 genome contains these proteins:
- a CDS encoding pesticin C-terminus-like muramidase gives MGIDSTRGSSSGSNSVSSRNTSQGLSANATTSVNKTTSDVAKSNAVTTASTVNFDQSRFDPAKDVSSMPNLLSSTPISNQKVDAAAFDPVKALEAAPELLEATPLSPTPQTFVSDFEVPEGQLTFDAEGLETKGPYFSREAHWPGGASGVTIGRGYDMKGRSEETILADLTAAGVPQADAELLAKGAGLTGKEASDFTKREDVAAIEITPAAQKALFSKVYDHYESEVKRISSKDDTVAKYGSVDFDKLDPAIKDVAVDLIYRGDYTSSTRKEIQQHLVNNDLQGLYDLLSDESKMTGDWGVPQDRFERRRDYLKAALDAQAAAAAPQE, from the coding sequence ATGGGCATCGATTCCACGCGCGGTTCGTCTTCTGGCTCCAACTCGGTCTCTTCCCGCAACACCTCGCAGGGGCTCTCTGCGAACGCCACCACCAGCGTCAACAAGACCACCTCGGACGTGGCCAAGAGCAATGCCGTCACCACGGCCTCGACGGTGAACTTTGACCAGAGCAGGTTCGATCCGGCCAAGGACGTCTCGTCGATGCCGAACCTCCTCTCGTCCACCCCGATCAGCAACCAGAAGGTGGACGCGGCTGCCTTTGACCCAGTCAAGGCCCTCGAGGCGGCACCCGAACTCCTTGAAGCCACCCCCCTGAGCCCCACGCCGCAGACCTTCGTCAGCGACTTCGAAGTGCCAGAGGGTCAGCTGACGTTCGATGCCGAGGGGCTCGAGACGAAGGGGCCCTACTTCAGCCGCGAGGCCCACTGGCCCGGGGGCGCGTCTGGGGTCACCATCGGCCGCGGCTACGACATGAAGGGGCGGTCGGAGGAGACCATCCTCGCGGACCTGACCGCCGCGGGCGTGCCCCAGGCTGACGCCGAGCTTCTGGCCAAGGGCGCGGGGCTGACGGGCAAGGAGGCCTCCGACTTCACCAAGCGGGAGGATGTTGCCGCCATCGAAATCACCCCCGCGGCCCAGAAGGCACTGTTCAGCAAGGTGTACGACCACTACGAGTCGGAGGTGAAGCGCATCTCCAGCAAGGACGACACGGTCGCCAAGTACGGCAGCGTCGACTTTGACAAACTGGACCCCGCCATCAAGGACGTCGCCGTGGATCTGATCTACCGGGGCGATTATACGAGTTCCACCCGGAAGGAGATCCAGCAGCACCTCGTCAACAATGATCTCCAGGGGCTCTACGACTTGCTTTCGGATGAAAGCAAGATGACCGGCGACTGGGGAGTCCCGCAGGATCGCTTCGAGCGGCGCAGGGATTACCTGAAGGCGGCGCTGGACGCGCAGGCTGCTGCTGCTGCGCCTCAGGAGTGA
- a CDS encoding cellulose binding domain-containing protein, whose product MESGNGNSGCKVSYAITNPWNGGFQADLTITNLAATAINGWELSWTLGSNEQLTSGWSATFTSSASSVAASNPASHWNGVLAANGGTAKIGFTGTKGSAPPAIPSVFLLNGTRCQLAAPAVQHRHVH is encoded by the coding sequence GTGGAGAGCGGAAACGGCAACAGCGGCTGCAAGGTCTCCTATGCCATCACCAACCCGTGGAACGGTGGCTTCCAGGCCGACCTCACCATCACCAACTTGGCGGCAACCGCGATCAACGGCTGGGAACTGAGCTGGACCTTGGGAAGCAACGAGCAGCTCACCTCCGGCTGGAGCGCCACGTTCACCTCTTCTGCCTCCAGCGTGGCCGCCTCCAACCCGGCCAGCCACTGGAACGGCGTGCTGGCGGCGAACGGTGGCACGGCCAAGATCGGCTTCACGGGAACCAAGGGCTCCGCCCCACCGGCCATCCCCAGCGTGTTCCTGCTCAACGGTACACGCTGCCAGTTGGCGGCTCCCGCGGTGCAGCACCGGCACGTGCACTGA
- a CDS encoding glycoside hydrolase family 6 protein, which translates to MQRNTPRTRSLSLARPLCLLLTLWGGLAAAAVHVDNPFEGATAYVNPDYAALIDTSIAKTTDSTLAAKMRTVKKYPTAVWLDRIAAIHGGSVNGGRKSLRDHLDLVLAQKKPGQPITATFVIYDMPGRDCAALASNGELPLTPAGLQRYKAEYIDAIAAVLADPVYQDIRIITVIEPDGLPNLVTNLSDPECAQANSSGIYVAAARYALNKLHAIQNVYTYLDIAHSGWLGWDNNRQGIITLYTDVVSGTTAGLTSVDGFVTNTANYTPLVEPNLVDPSVTVGGQQLKSAKIYEWNPHFDETDFTAALYTGFTSAGWPASIGFLIDTSRNGWGGPNRPTGAVGSTVDAYVDSGRVDRRAHRGLWCNQSGTGIGQAPQSSPAGYTASRLDAFVWIKPPGESDGASKEIPNEEGKGADPMCNPDYTTKYNTKAGALPNAPLSGHWFHDQFAMLVQNAYPAIPPAQGDNEPPLAPTGLTASPGNQQVTLSWTASPGATSYTVKRGTASTGPFATVTTVTGTAYTHTGLTNGTTYYFVVSASNNNGASAHTSAVSATPGNEALAAPAGLLATAAGSSQINLSWTGSAGATGYNIYRSTSPNVAMTAANRVGNRSTTSFTDTGLTPNTAYYYKVTAFNASLESAASNEASAKTQNISTGTLSALYRDGDNNAPGNNQIRPHLRVKNGGTTPVNLAEVKVRYYFTLESPATLQITCDWSVLGCGNMGFQSAQLASPRPGASHYLEISFLGGTLAAGQDTGDIQLRVNTSTWANFNEADDYSFKAGQTAYGENAQITVYRSGTLAGGIEP; encoded by the coding sequence ATGCAACGAAACACGCCCAGAACCCGCTCCCTGTCGTTGGCTCGCCCCTTGTGTCTGCTCCTGACACTCTGGGGAGGACTCGCGGCCGCGGCAGTCCATGTCGACAACCCGTTTGAAGGTGCCACCGCGTACGTCAACCCCGACTACGCAGCTTTGATTGACACCTCCATCGCCAAGACGACCGACAGTACCCTGGCTGCGAAGATGCGCACGGTCAAAAAGTATCCGACCGCGGTCTGGCTCGACCGCATCGCGGCGATTCACGGCGGCAGTGTGAATGGTGGCCGCAAGAGCCTGCGTGACCACCTTGACTTGGTTTTGGCACAGAAGAAGCCTGGCCAGCCCATCACCGCGACTTTCGTCATCTATGACATGCCAGGCCGTGATTGCGCGGCGCTGGCGTCCAACGGTGAGCTGCCGCTCACCCCGGCGGGTCTGCAGCGGTACAAGGCGGAGTACATCGATGCCATCGCGGCCGTTCTCGCCGATCCGGTGTATCAGGATATCCGGATCATCACGGTCATTGAGCCGGACGGCCTGCCGAATCTGGTGACCAACCTGAGCGACCCTGAATGTGCTCAGGCCAACTCCAGCGGCATCTACGTGGCGGCTGCGCGGTACGCCCTGAACAAGCTGCACGCCATTCAGAATGTCTACACGTACCTGGACATTGCCCACTCGGGTTGGTTGGGCTGGGACAACAACCGCCAGGGGATCATCACGCTCTACACCGACGTCGTGAGCGGGACGACGGCGGGGCTCACCAGCGTCGATGGCTTCGTCACCAATACGGCCAACTACACGCCCCTCGTCGAACCGAACCTGGTGGACCCGAGCGTGACCGTGGGCGGGCAGCAGCTCAAGTCGGCGAAGATCTACGAGTGGAACCCTCACTTCGACGAGACCGACTTCACGGCAGCCCTCTACACCGGCTTCACGTCCGCGGGCTGGCCGGCCAGCATCGGCTTCCTCATTGATACTTCCCGCAACGGCTGGGGTGGACCCAACCGGCCCACGGGGGCGGTCGGCAGCACGGTCGACGCGTACGTCGACTCCGGCCGCGTTGACCGGCGGGCCCACAGGGGCCTCTGGTGCAACCAGAGCGGGACCGGCATCGGTCAAGCGCCCCAGTCGTCTCCGGCGGGCTATACCGCCTCGCGCCTGGATGCTTTCGTCTGGATCAAGCCTCCGGGTGAGTCGGACGGCGCCAGCAAGGAGATTCCGAACGAGGAGGGCAAAGGCGCGGACCCGATGTGCAACCCGGACTACACGACGAAGTACAACACGAAGGCTGGGGCACTGCCGAACGCTCCGCTGTCCGGCCACTGGTTCCATGACCAATTCGCGATGCTGGTTCAGAACGCGTATCCAGCCATCCCGCCGGCCCAAGGTGACAATGAGCCGCCCCTTGCGCCGACGGGCCTGACGGCCAGCCCGGGCAACCAGCAGGTGACGCTCTCCTGGACCGCTTCGCCCGGTGCGACGAGCTATACCGTCAAGCGGGGCACGGCCAGCACTGGACCGTTTGCGACGGTGACCACCGTGACTGGCACGGCCTACACCCACACCGGGCTGACCAATGGGACGACGTATTACTTCGTGGTCAGCGCCTCCAACAACAACGGCGCGAGCGCTCACACCAGCGCGGTCTCGGCAACTCCTGGCAATGAGGCCCTGGCCGCGCCCGCAGGCTTGCTCGCAACGGCGGCCGGTTCCAGCCAGATCAACCTGAGCTGGACTGGCTCCGCGGGAGCCACCGGCTACAACATCTACCGCTCCACCTCGCCGAACGTGGCGATGACTGCGGCGAATCGCGTTGGGAATCGCTCCACCACCAGCTTCACCGACACGGGCCTGACTCCCAACACGGCCTACTACTACAAGGTGACGGCCTTCAATGCCTCCCTCGAGTCGGCCGCGTCGAACGAAGCCTCTGCCAAGACGCAGAACATCAGCACCGGCACCCTCTCCGCCCTTTACCGCGACGGGGACAACAATGCCCCGGGCAACAACCAGATCAGGCCCCACCTCCGGGTGAAGAACGGCGGCACCACGCCGGTCAACCTGGCGGAGGTCAAGGTCCGGTACTACTTCACGCTGGAGAGCCCGGCCACCCTTCAAATCACCTGCGATTGGTCCGTCCTGGGTTGCGGCAACATGGGCTTCCAGTCCGCGCAGTTGGCCTCTCCGCGGCCGGGTGCCAGCCACTACCTGGAGATCAGCTTCCTCGGAGGCACTCTGGCGGCAGGCCAGGACACGGGGGATATCCAGCTCCGCGTGAACACGTCCACCTGGGCGAACTTCAACGAGGCGGATGACTACTCATTCAAGGCCGGGCAGACGGCCTATGGCGAGAACGCGCAGATCACCGTCTACCGGAGCGGCACGTTGGCCGGAGGCATCGAGCCGTAG
- a CDS encoding beta/gamma crystallin-related protein, translated as MKSSSLEGVSTAWVVLRLSCLLLSGVTPLAAVASPSSHSFNTGAGTLSVDSAAYLSKHDVVFNAPITQPKSGLTVGNGRVGAMVWDTANGFTMQVSGVDASQEGFASQGLVSLSTNPGLNTGYSTFQQRLALYDGLVRTQYDSNRTVTFFGAPNSEVLGIHVEDSRPGVSSISLDLSLWDVSAFGGGDVPDISTWRTVSPFVETSVAGLSRGQTDANHFGYTLAATVEGASFTTQYVNGNRVRLTIMPTSSYTIWIACASRLNAPSHDSVNQAKSLLNSVKSTGYTTVLNNFKNWWHAFWNKSFVQYANASGDADYLESFYYLSTYIIASGAYGNYPFHFINGVYSAVEDTDSGKWSNAYWYWNQRDVYHSFLASNHAEMVNTFNSLYSRNFGALKSYTMTRYGIDGIWVPETMGWDGNARGTIYSDYTQDTLSTAAEAALNMYSQYKYTQDAAYLSGTAYPFMKEAAKFYAGKLSFNGGTGKYYMASSNVHEQHWDVQNAITDLAAVRSLFPKVIQVSQQLGVDSALRSQWQNILNNLVAYPADPSNPAQYFPHTPPLSPNRNGENVILELAWPYAVTGIGASDHQVMINHYFNRPFPYGGNNVWDPSPIQAARLGLGDEAYIGMKAMIQRYQDYPNGRTTNTNGEFEYMGVHLNALNESLLHSHDDKIRVFPAVPGDSTLNSKFTLLASGGFLVSSERESSEIKYVGIKSLYGNAATVVNPWGTQQVQVRRVSDNAVVATSSSGVFTFSTAANTVYVVERLAKTLGAYTYQVLSGSPNQAVKAVTFNGVPRALGSAAPYTGPMPTFYPNPNFGGVGVSLPPGSYGIAQMQAAGIANDNISSIRVPSGVTVVAYGDGAFDGPSWTFTADNANLANTGNDNTISSFKITAVSSGVTFYPESHFGGVGVTLGVGNYSIAQMQAAGIVNDSISSIRVPAGRTVIAYGDGAFDGPSWTFTADNANLANTGNDNTISSFRIQ; from the coding sequence ATGAAGTCTTCCAGCCTTGAAGGCGTGAGCACGGCCTGGGTTGTGCTCAGGCTGTCTTGCCTGCTGTTGTCAGGAGTGACGCCGCTGGCGGCGGTCGCGAGTCCATCCAGCCACTCGTTCAATACGGGGGCAGGGACTTTGAGCGTTGACTCCGCGGCGTACCTGTCGAAGCACGATGTGGTGTTCAACGCACCCATTACCCAGCCCAAGAGCGGGCTGACGGTGGGCAACGGCCGCGTGGGCGCGATGGTGTGGGATACCGCCAACGGCTTCACGATGCAGGTCTCTGGCGTCGACGCGTCCCAGGAAGGGTTTGCCTCGCAGGGGCTGGTGAGCCTCTCGACCAACCCGGGCTTGAATACGGGGTACTCCACCTTCCAACAAAGGCTGGCTTTGTATGACGGCCTCGTGAGGACCCAATATGATTCGAACCGCACGGTCACCTTCTTTGGGGCACCCAACTCCGAAGTGTTGGGTATTCACGTCGAGGACAGCCGGCCGGGGGTCTCCAGCATCTCGCTGGACCTGAGCCTCTGGGACGTCAGCGCGTTTGGCGGGGGGGATGTGCCGGACATCTCGACTTGGCGGACGGTCTCCCCATTCGTCGAGACCTCCGTGGCGGGGCTCAGCCGGGGGCAGACCGATGCGAACCACTTCGGCTACACGCTGGCGGCGACGGTCGAGGGGGCAAGCTTCACGACCCAGTACGTGAATGGCAACAGGGTGCGGCTCACGATCATGCCCACCTCCAGTTATACCATCTGGATTGCTTGCGCCAGCAGGCTGAATGCTCCCAGCCATGACTCGGTCAATCAGGCCAAGAGCCTGCTCAACAGTGTCAAGAGCACCGGGTACACCACCGTTCTGAACAACTTCAAGAACTGGTGGCACGCCTTCTGGAACAAGTCGTTCGTTCAGTACGCCAACGCCTCGGGCGATGCGGATTATCTGGAGAGCTTCTATTACCTGAGCACCTACATCATTGCCTCGGGGGCTTACGGAAACTACCCCTTTCACTTCATCAATGGGGTGTACAGCGCCGTCGAGGACACCGACAGTGGCAAGTGGAGCAATGCGTACTGGTACTGGAACCAGCGGGACGTCTATCACTCGTTCCTGGCGTCCAACCATGCGGAGATGGTGAATACGTTCAACTCCCTGTACAGCCGCAACTTCGGCGCACTCAAGTCGTACACGATGACGAGGTACGGCATCGATGGGATCTGGGTGCCCGAGACCATGGGGTGGGATGGCAACGCCAGGGGCACCATCTACAGCGATTACACGCAGGACACGCTCTCCACCGCGGCGGAGGCGGCCTTGAACATGTACAGCCAGTACAAATACACCCAGGACGCGGCCTACCTGAGTGGCACGGCGTACCCGTTCATGAAGGAGGCCGCCAAGTTCTACGCGGGCAAGCTGTCGTTCAATGGAGGGACTGGGAAGTATTACATGGCGTCCTCCAACGTTCATGAGCAGCACTGGGACGTGCAGAACGCCATCACGGATCTGGCCGCGGTGCGCAGCCTGTTCCCCAAGGTGATTCAGGTGAGCCAGCAGTTGGGCGTGGACAGCGCCCTGCGGAGCCAGTGGCAGAACATCCTGAACAATCTGGTGGCCTATCCGGCGGATCCGAGCAATCCGGCCCAGTATTTTCCCCATACCCCTCCCTTGTCGCCGAACCGGAATGGGGAGAACGTCATCCTGGAGCTGGCCTGGCCCTATGCCGTGACCGGCATTGGCGCTTCGGATCATCAGGTGATGATCAACCACTATTTCAACCGGCCATTTCCTTACGGTGGGAACAATGTCTGGGATCCTTCCCCGATCCAGGCGGCACGGCTTGGGCTCGGCGACGAGGCGTACATTGGGATGAAGGCGATGATCCAGCGGTACCAGGATTATCCGAATGGACGGACAACGAACACGAACGGCGAGTTCGAGTACATGGGCGTTCACCTGAACGCCCTGAATGAGTCGTTGCTGCACAGCCATGATGACAAGATCAGGGTGTTTCCGGCCGTGCCGGGCGATTCGACGCTGAACAGCAAGTTCACGCTGCTGGCCAGCGGCGGTTTCCTGGTCAGCTCGGAGCGGGAGAGCAGTGAGATCAAGTACGTCGGCATCAAGAGCCTGTATGGCAATGCAGCGACGGTCGTGAACCCCTGGGGCACGCAGCAGGTCCAGGTCAGAAGGGTGTCCGACAATGCGGTGGTCGCGACGTCCTCGAGCGGGGTGTTCACGTTCAGCACCGCGGCGAACACGGTCTATGTGGTCGAGAGGTTGGCGAAGACGCTCGGCGCCTACACCTACCAGGTGTTGAGCGGCAGCCCGAACCAGGCGGTCAAAGCGGTGACCTTCAACGGTGTGCCCCGGGCATTGGGCAGTGCGGCCCCGTACACGGGGCCCATGCCGACCTTCTACCCCAACCCGAACTTCGGCGGCGTGGGCGTGTCCTTGCCTCCAGGGAGCTACGGCATTGCCCAGATGCAGGCGGCTGGCATCGCGAACGACAACATTTCGTCGATCCGGGTCCCCTCGGGAGTGACGGTGGTGGCTTACGGAGACGGCGCCTTTGACGGGCCGTCCTGGACGTTCACGGCGGACAACGCCAACCTCGCCAACACCGGGAACGACAACACCATCTCATCGTTCAAGATCACCGCGGTCTCCTCGGGCGTGACCTTCTATCCGGAGAGCCACTTCGGCGGTGTCGGCGTGACGCTGGGCGTCGGCAACTACAGCATTGCCCAGATGCAGGCGGCGGGAATCGTCAACGACAGCATCTCGTCCATCCGAGTGCCGGCGGGCAGAACGGTGATCGCCTATGGAGACGGCGCCTTCGATGGGCCCTCCTGGACGTTCACGGCGGACAACGCCAACCTCGCCAATACCGGGAACGACAACACCATCTCCTCCTTCCGGATTCAGTGA
- a CDS encoding tRNA-uridine aminocarboxypropyltransferase, with the protein MRSVCLRCRRPQATCYCAHIPHVETRTRVVFLQHPRERRVAIGTARMAHLALTNSELHQGVDFSDNPRLAALAAKPERVAVLFPGEGAMTLEEARAHPPESLIVVDGTWPLAKKVVSVNPVLAGLPRIGFTPRRPSNYRIRSEPAEHCVSTIEAVVEVLGALEGDQPRFDSMLRAFEFMVDTQIENQSSRQEPPRRRIFKAPWRPPLEMRSLAERFPQLVLLYAEANAHPLDAGIPPELVHLVASRPSTGERFEAVLAPREPLARSTPLHTELPESVLLAGEERHAALGRFEAFLRPGDVLAVWTAYALELLWRDGVTRRPAVNVRLATARALAGKAGGVEQAMALLGAEVPALWAQGRAGRRIQALEAVAQELVLRGRATQPPLKKKGA; encoded by the coding sequence GTGCGTTCCGTCTGCCTGCGCTGCCGCCGTCCCCAAGCCACCTGCTACTGTGCGCACATCCCCCACGTCGAAACCCGTACCCGCGTGGTTTTTCTTCAGCACCCGCGGGAGCGGCGCGTGGCCATCGGCACGGCCCGGATGGCGCACCTGGCGCTGACCAACTCCGAACTGCACCAGGGGGTGGACTTCTCGGACAACCCCCGGCTGGCGGCCCTCGCCGCGAAGCCCGAGCGGGTAGCCGTGCTCTTTCCGGGCGAGGGGGCGATGACGCTCGAGGAGGCCCGGGCGCACCCGCCCGAGTCCCTTATCGTCGTGGATGGGACTTGGCCCCTGGCGAAGAAGGTCGTCTCGGTCAACCCCGTGCTCGCCGGGTTGCCCCGGATTGGTTTCACCCCGCGCCGCCCGAGCAATTACCGCATCCGCTCGGAGCCCGCCGAGCACTGCGTCTCGACCATCGAGGCGGTGGTGGAGGTGCTGGGTGCGCTGGAGGGAGACCAGCCGCGCTTTGACTCGATGCTGCGCGCCTTCGAGTTCATGGTGGACACCCAGATCGAGAATCAGTCCAGCCGGCAGGAGCCTCCGCGCCGCCGCATCTTCAAGGCGCCGTGGCGGCCGCCCCTGGAGATGCGCTCACTGGCCGAGCGGTTTCCGCAGCTTGTCCTCCTGTACGCCGAGGCCAATGCCCACCCTTTGGACGCGGGCATCCCCCCTGAGCTGGTTCACCTGGTGGCGAGCCGTCCCTCCACCGGTGAGCGCTTCGAAGCCGTCCTCGCCCCGCGTGAGCCGCTCGCTCGCAGCACCCCCCTGCACACGGAGCTGCCCGAGAGCGTTCTGCTTGCGGGTGAGGAGCGGCACGCGGCGCTGGGCCGCTTCGAGGCCTTCCTTCGCCCCGGCGATGTCCTCGCGGTGTGGACCGCCTATGCCCTGGAGCTGCTGTGGCGCGATGGCGTCACCCGGCGCCCGGCGGTGAACGTGCGGCTGGCGACGGCCCGGGCCCTGGCGGGCAAGGCGGGAGGGGTGGAGCAGGCGATGGCGCTGCTGGGGGCCGAGGTGCCCGCGCTCTGGGCCCAGGGGCGCGCGGGTCGGCGCATCCAGGCGCTGGAAGCCGTGGCCCAGGAACTCGTGTTGCGTGGGCGGGCCACGCAGCCTCCCTTGAAGAAGAAGGGGGCCTGA
- a CDS encoding acyltransferase family protein, which translates to MRSLRSPALLLPSRHPALDGARGFAVMAMVIGHTLDALLAPATRGHPWVQKYWEFRGITAPLFLLVSGWAVVAALDARRPGAAKATYGRRFQRALLLLALGYLLHWPGWETVIAMGWGDTLLVHVFAFDALQCIGLSLLLGATLLALIPGTWGRAGVLAALAVGIPLASTAAWEVSPLLPTVLRQAVGGEGSHFPLFPWAGYFFAGALASSCLRLLRSGWPQGLALMVLGLGLLGGTQLFTADWSPTSAWLVALRVGQGFLVLAVMNFAPLWLSGLLAPLGRVSLWVYVIHLPVVYGWAGTPGLSQRVGPQWGLGLALLTGVGLLAASFLLARLGQWLRGLTLPWRVGSTTLGVGPGAQRV; encoded by the coding sequence TTGCGCTCCCTTCGTTCGCCCGCCCTTCTTCTGCCCTCTCGCCACCCGGCCTTGGACGGCGCCCGCGGCTTCGCCGTGATGGCGATGGTGATAGGACATACGCTGGATGCCCTCCTGGCACCCGCGACCCGCGGCCACCCCTGGGTCCAAAAGTACTGGGAGTTTCGCGGCATCACCGCCCCCCTCTTCCTGCTGGTGAGCGGCTGGGCCGTCGTGGCCGCCCTCGACGCGCGGCGGCCCGGCGCGGCGAAGGCCACCTATGGCCGCCGGTTCCAGCGGGCCCTGCTGCTGCTCGCCCTCGGGTACCTGCTGCACTGGCCCGGCTGGGAAACGGTGATCGCCATGGGCTGGGGAGACACCCTGCTGGTCCACGTCTTCGCCTTCGACGCGCTCCAGTGCATTGGGCTCAGCCTGCTGCTGGGGGCCACCCTCCTCGCGCTCATTCCGGGCACGTGGGGCCGGGCCGGGGTGCTCGCGGCACTCGCCGTGGGCATCCCCCTGGCCAGCACGGCCGCATGGGAGGTCAGTCCCCTGCTCCCCACCGTCCTGCGGCAAGCCGTGGGGGGCGAGGGCAGCCACTTCCCGCTCTTCCCCTGGGCGGGCTACTTCTTCGCCGGGGCACTGGCCTCCTCTTGCCTGCGCCTGCTGCGCTCGGGCTGGCCGCAGGGGCTCGCGCTGATGGTGCTCGGGCTGGGCCTGCTCGGCGGCACCCAGCTCTTCACCGCGGACTGGAGCCCCACGAGCGCCTGGCTCGTCGCCTTGCGCGTGGGACAGGGCTTCCTCGTGCTCGCGGTGATGAACTTCGCGCCCCTGTGGCTCTCGGGGCTGCTGGCCCCCTTGGGCCGCGTCTCCCTGTGGGTCTACGTGATTCACCTGCCCGTGGTGTACGGCTGGGCCGGAACCCCGGGGCTCTCCCAGCGGGTGGGCCCCCAGTGGGGGCTCGGGCTGGCCCTGCTCACGGGCGTGGGGCTCCTGGCCGCCAGCTTCTTGCTGGCCCGCCTCGGCCAGTGGCTCCGGGGCCTGACCCTCCCCTGGCGCGTGGGCTCGACGACGCTGGGCGTGGGTCCGGGCGCGCAGCGCGTCTGA
- a CDS encoding YfiM family protein, translated as MRCGTGTRFFLLVLWLWGTPGLAAGSGDEWFGPDKPKHFGATLGLAGVGYGAGALLFESPGARWLSGAGLGLGVGLGKEFYDLGRGGRFSSKDLVWDMVGTATGLGLAWLIDVLLSREPAAAPPGVVSDGKGKLGACELRLKGPGLTDMLVTCPSVGQVLLETRG; from the coding sequence ATGCGTTGCGGAACGGGAACCCGATTCTTCCTGCTCGTGCTGTGGCTCTGGGGCACCCCCGGGCTGGCCGCGGGCTCCGGGGATGAGTGGTTCGGCCCGGACAAGCCCAAGCATTTCGGCGCCACCCTGGGGCTGGCGGGGGTGGGCTATGGGGCAGGGGCCCTGCTCTTCGAGTCCCCGGGGGCACGGTGGCTCTCGGGGGCGGGGCTCGGTTTGGGGGTGGGGCTCGGCAAGGAGTTCTACGATCTGGGCCGGGGCGGCCGCTTCTCCTCCAAGGACCTGGTGTGGGATATGGTGGGAACGGCCACGGGCCTGGGGCTGGCGTGGCTCATCGATGTCTTGCTGAGCCGGGAGCCGGCCGCCGCTCCGCCCGGCGTGGTTTCTGATGGAAAGGGGAAGCTGGGAGCATGCGAGCTTCGCCTGAAGGGGCCGGGATTGACGGACATGTTGGTAACCTGTCCCTCCGTGGGACAGGTGCTCTTGGAGACACGCGGATGA
- a CDS encoding cytochrome-c peroxidase — translation MNDWTRNRMTPLPAALVALGLLAGSGCSREAPPPPVVPGPPAAEALPPSPPPAPKRAALDPAKWMGAFKPAPKGKAAPVHQDTEAQIVLGRMLFFDARLSKNHDISCNSCHGLDSFGVDNKPLSEGHRGQKGTRNSPTVYNAAGHIAQFWDGRASSLEAQAEGPLFNPVEMALPDDQRLVATLSSIPEYVKRFKAAFPSQKQPVSRATVTQAIAAFERQLTTPSRFDAFLAGDAGALTAQERRGLETFVSVGCTTCHNGGAVGGTSFQKLGLIEPWPHLADEGRFEVTKDEEDRSKFRVPTLRNVEKTAPYLHSGSVQELPEMVRLMARHQLGQTLGEADVEDVVAFLKSLTGQLPQQYISAPELPKSTPRTPKPDPS, via the coding sequence ATGAATGACTGGACCCGGAACAGGATGACCCCGTTGCCCGCGGCGCTGGTGGCGCTGGGGCTGCTCGCGGGTTCGGGTTGCTCCCGGGAGGCGCCCCCGCCTCCGGTGGTTCCGGGCCCGCCGGCGGCCGAAGCCCTGCCCCCTTCACCCCCGCCAGCCCCGAAGCGGGCCGCCCTGGATCCCGCGAAGTGGATGGGGGCCTTCAAGCCCGCGCCGAAGGGGAAGGCCGCCCCCGTGCACCAGGACACCGAGGCCCAGATCGTCCTGGGGCGCATGCTCTTCTTTGACGCGCGGCTCTCCAAGAACCACGACATCTCCTGCAACTCCTGTCACGGCCTGGACTCGTTCGGCGTGGACAACAAGCCGCTGTCCGAGGGCCACCGGGGCCAGAAGGGGACGCGCAACTCGCCGACCGTCTACAACGCCGCGGGCCACATCGCGCAGTTCTGGGATGGGCGCGCCTCCTCCCTGGAAGCGCAGGCCGAGGGGCCGCTCTTCAACCCCGTGGAGATGGCCCTGCCGGACGATCAGCGGCTCGTGGCGACGCTCTCCTCCATTCCGGAGTATGTGAAGCGCTTCAAGGCGGCGTTTCCGTCGCAGAAGCAGCCGGTCTCGCGCGCCACCGTGACGCAGGCCATCGCCGCCTTCGAGCGTCAGCTCACCACCCCCTCGCGCTTCGACGCGTTCCTGGCGGGCGACGCCGGCGCGCTCACCGCGCAGGAGCGCCGCGGGCTGGAGACCTTCGTCTCCGTCGGTTGCACCACGTGCCACAACGGGGGCGCGGTGGGCGGCACCTCCTTCCAGAAGCTCGGCCTGATCGAGCCCTGGCCGCATCTGGCGGACGAGGGCCGGTTCGAGGTGACGAAGGATGAGGAGGACCGGAGCAAGTTCCGCGTCCCCACGCTGCGCAACGTGGAGAAGACGGCGCCCTACCTCCACAGTGGCTCCGTCCAAGAGCTCCCCGAGATGGTGCGGCTGATGGCCCGGCACCAGCTGGGCCAGACGCTCGGGGAGGCGGACGTGGAGGATGTGGTGGCGTTCCTCAAGAGCCTCACCGGGCAGCTTCCCCAGCAGTACATCTCCGCCCCCGAACTGCCGAAGAGCACGCCCCGCACGCCGAAGCCGGACCCTTCGTGA